The following are encoded in a window of Panicum virgatum strain AP13 chromosome 5N, P.virgatum_v5, whole genome shotgun sequence genomic DNA:
- the LOC120673321 gene encoding uncharacterized protein LOC120673321, protein MAGGSASKVREWMRKRMAPRRKAAGSGGDGGSSGDRQTPPASAPSSSERKLLAGAAPPALRWRKPRGSALAALFRWAAYHLLWLVESVVVVAQLVFFFVRFGFRL, encoded by the coding sequence ATGGCGGGCGGGAGCGCGAGCAAGGTGCGGGAGTGGATGCGGAAGCGCATGGCGCCGAGGAGGAAGGCggccgggagcggcggcgacggcggcagtaGCGGCGATCGGCagacgccgccggcgtccgcgccgtcgtcgtcggagcgGAAGCTCCTGGCGGGCGCGGCCCCGCCGGCGCTGCGGTGGAGGAAGCCCCGCGGGAGCGCGCTGGCGGCGCTGTTCCGGTGGGCGGCGTACCacctgctgtggctggtggagTCCGTCGTGGTGGTGGCGCAGCTCGTGTTCTTCTTCGTGCGCTTCGGGTTCAGGCTCTGA